In Pleurodeles waltl isolate 20211129_DDA chromosome 5, aPleWal1.hap1.20221129, whole genome shotgun sequence, the DNA window GTGCTTTAAGTGAGATGGAAAAGGTCCCAGGGGTCTCAAAATGTGGTGTGGCAAAGATGATTTCCAGAAGGCAAAGCCTCTGTGATTAAGGGTGGCACTTAAAACATGTGTACTAGAATCCTGTGCTTCACACAACATACCAACTGACCAGTATTTGGCTGCCACTCTGATTTTTCCCTTCTTGCATTCTGACATCCTGCATAGCATCAAACATATGAAAAGCACACcatacctattgactttgccaatccttgttagcAGCACTagataaacaagcagtcacaagtgttcATAGTGTCTTAGTCACTTCCGTTCTCCCCTTCAGACCACTTTTGTTCTGCAATGTCTCAATCTGTTAGACACTTACACCCTTTTTCACGTCACAATTTCTGAAGTCCTCCATCTGCATACTTAACATGTCATCTTCCACTTCATCCCTGTCTTTTCATTTCATCTTTCTGCAGGTACTGCCTTGTATCATCACCCCATACACTCTCtcccaagtgtaaacattgcattGTCTTTTCCTTTGCTACTGTTGATATTTTCCTCCTGTGAACACATCTTTCACACTCTTGCATAACAGGCCATTCAGTTCAGAGTATGTGTACACAAGTCATATTTTGCTTGGAAAATAAACTATGGAAATCCATGATCtgaaaatgcaaatacccttggagaatgcaaaatgaagtaaagcatgtgaaaagtAAACAGGTGCTGCATCGCTGACATGGATCACCTTACTTTTTTTACAGTAATTCCTGAGACATCGATCAACGTTTTTGTCGGTAACATTAAGGACATGAATAAAGAGCCTGATAAGAGCCTGtttcaaagtcattttttgattaCTGCAGGGTCTGAGCACTGGAATGATCTTCTCATTTAGGTATCTGGTCAGTTGGTATGTTGTGTGAAGCACAGGATTCTAGTATACATGTTTTAAGTGCCACCCTTAATCACAGAGGCTTTGCCTTCTGGAAAGCATCTTTGCCACACCACATTTTGAGACCCCTGGGACCTTTTCCATCTCACTTAAAGCACTATTCTATGTCTTAGTGAACTCAATGATGGAGCTGAAGGAAGTAAAGTTGTTGGGATATCTGCCATCTGCCAAACACTGAGCAGGTGTACCAGTGGAGGTATGGAtgataagtattttgtttttaggggaatgCTTTTACTGCATCCTCTAAATCTGGATGTACAAATTATGGAATAAGAAGctaatttatacatttttatattaaacCATAGGGTTTTATCACCTGATCTGCCACTAGGTTAATGAATAGATTTAGATGTAAGGTCCATGTATACATTTATGGGTTTATGGATTAGACATGTATTGCCCCCATTCACTTCTTACCCTATATCTAAACTTGAAAAGTATTTGCTAGGAGAGGTCAGACTACTTGTACTGCCCGAataattttacattattattattattattattattattattagtgttgttattattattataatcgTTATTCTATATAATTCTTAAATGATAAAATGGgcgccaattcaccaaaatgccaggggtagcagaagtgacagcaAATGTCATTGGACCTTTACTCTGactcacacacatatgcttacacctacacatacattcacacaccatcaCTTAAGCACACTTTCACCTGCAGACATGCATACAAcattcatttaaaacatttttacttaccttaaCTGCCAGATATGATCATATTCCAGTTaactgtacaccatgtttgttagacctgacagccttagggtagtcacccctaactttttgcctgcctccctccactttttggacactgtttttgctggtttttagactctgcgcactttacaactgctaaccagggctaaagtgcatatgctctctcccttaaaacatggtaacctggaatcatacctgattggactattaatttacttataagtccctagtaaggtgcacttcatgtgcatagggctggtaaattaaatactactagtgggccagcagcactggttgtgccacccacttaagtagcccctttttcttgtctcaggcctgccattgcaaggcctgtgtgtgcagtttcactgccacatcgacttggcagttaaaagtacttcccaagcctagaactcccctttttctacatataagtcacccttaatgtgtgccctaggtaacccctagggcagggtgctgtgtaggtaaaaggcaggacatgtacctgtgtagttatatgtcctagtagtgtaaagctcctaaattcgtttttacactactgtgaggcctgcttccttcataggctaacattggggctgccctcatacactgttgaagtggcagctgctgatctgaagggagcaggaaggtcatatttagtatggccagaatggtaatacaaaatcctgctgactggtgaagtcggatttaatattactattctagaaatgccacttttagaaagtgagcatttctttgcacttaaatccttctgtgccttacaatccacgtctggctgggcttggttgacagctccttgtgcattcactcagacacaccccaaacacagggtactcagcctcacttgcatacatctgcattttgaatgggtcttcctgggctgggagggtggagggcctgctctcacacaaaggacttccacaccccctactgggaccctggcagacagggttgaactgaaaggggacctggtgcacttcttagccactctttgaagtctcccccactccaaaggcacatttgggtataaaacagggcctctgccctacctcatcagacacttgctggagaagaaacctgaaccagaaactacatcctgccaagaagaactgcctggctgctcaaaggactcacctgtctgctttctacaaaggactgctgccttgctgttgccctgctgccttgctgaactcttgtctggctgtgaaagtgctctccaagggcttggatagagcttgcctcctgttccctgaagtctcaggaccaaaaagacttccctttttcacttggacgctccgtgcgccgaaaattttgacgcacagcttgttccgcggcgagaaaaacgccgcacaccgacgctgatcgacgcgacgttcttgggacgaccgaaaatccgacgcacggcttcgtaaggacaacgccgcccgacctctagaggagaaatcgacgcgacgcctgccgtgagatcgtaatttcgacgcgcagccccgcagaccgacgtctagaggagaaatcgacgcgacgcctgccgtgagatcgtaatttcgacgcgcagccccgcagaccgacgcgcagccggagaacaagcaggaaaatccacgcacagacccgggacatctggtaatccccgcgatccacagaaagagactgtccgcgcgccggaaaacgatgcacgacttccccgcgtggaaaataacgacgcaagtccgtgtgtgctggggagaaatcgacgcacacacccttttttcacgcacctcttcctttgtggccctctgaggagatttttccactccaaaccaggtacttgtgcttgaaagagactttgtttatattctaaagacttaagacactttatatcacttttcagtgatatctctacaatttccaatTGCAACTTtaatctttttgacctacaattatcctgataaatattatatatttttctaaacactgtgtggtgtattttttgtggtgctatatggtggtattgtatgatttattgcacaaatactttacacattgccttctaagttaagcctgactgctcgtgccaagctaccagagggtgggcacaggataatcttggattgtgtgtgacttaccctgactagagtgagggcttttgcttggacagggggtaacctgactgccaaccaaaaaacccatttctaacaatgttctaTCATCATTTTCTGTAGTAAAAAATGATAGAAAACAAGGAAATTGGAGCCCCAACCGACGTCCATTATGACAATttgcccctgtgttccaggcactgattctGCCACTTCGGAGGCCAGAGGTTGCATAGGCAGTGCCAGGtgtcgcaaggggcaagctagaGGTTGCACATAAATGATGTCCATGGATCTGCTCCACTTAAAGCCCTAATGTCCATGTGATGGCCTGAATGACTGTGAATCCACTCCAATACAAAGTTACCTATATGACAACCCACCATGAAAAATATGGCAGACGTTTACTAAAAGTTACATATTGTGTTCCTAACATGATGCAAAACACTCTAAGCATATCAGGCAGAGAAACTATGGTAACACTGCCAATGGGCCCTTACATTAAAGGTATATTTCCAGTGTTCATATTTGTGGGAGGAATTCCACTAGCAGTAATGGACACTAGTGGAATTTCTAACAGTGTTTCAACactgatggaactccactggctctcaTTTCTTGACCACACTATCTTGAAAAACAAATGCACCATTTCACAATCTCTGGTGGCTTCAGGCACACCCGTAGCGGGATAATTTTAAACTTCAGACTAacaagtgtaaaaaaacaaaaacaaacaaggcAGCAGGTCTTTCCCACCTGTGCACCAATAATCTGTAACCTCCTCcccgtatccatcaggactgccccaacgcACTCCAATCTAGGATAGAGTCAGAGACTCGCCTCTCTAAAGATGTCTATGCATAAACTATCTACATGCAAGCTACCTCTCCCATCACTCCTTGAATGTATCCTTGTCTTTAACTCTGTAAAGCACTTTGCTGAGTTTTGGCTAGGTTCGTGCTACAGAAATAACATAGTTACACTAAAGTGGCTCCTCTGATGAGGGATACAGCCATTTTTGTAGTAGGGCCCCAGCAGCTTGGTGGAGAACTCAATTTGTCAGATTTTTATCATTCACAGAGGCAAATCGGCAGCAacggcagccacaacagcagctccCTAAACTCTTTATCAAGACAATAGTATTTTGAAATGGGGACTAAGGAAGGTGAGCACCTGCAGGAGAATCTAAAGTTACAACAAAACTATAAAACACTATAGAGCAAAAAGGACAACAGTTTGCCACCAGCTAAGCGCTGGAAAAACTGTGGGTGGCCTGGATGCATGCATTAGGATTGACAAGACTCATGTGTAGTAAAGATGTGGAACCAAACCTAAACCTTGATGGATAAGTGTTTTCTGTATAAACTTGAAAATAATCTGGAACAGCCTTACAGGAGATTGGAAGGTGCACATATAGTCCAGAAGAGATAGAGAGCTTAACTAACATCAGCTACTGCAAGAGTCCATTACATAGCTGGAAGATGAGGAACACTGCTATTAATAATTACTGGTAATATAAAATGAGGATGGCTTCAGATTTCTGAAAGTGCATCCTATTTATAAACTCCTCAATTTCcaattagaagtagatcagaagtcTTTAGCCACACTTTCTATAAGCAGTACGAATTACTGAAGAAGTCTACTATCTTATCTTGGTGGTGGTGAGTAGCAAAACTGTGTCCAAGAAGAATGTGACTTGGTACAACAAATATGTGGGGATTACCACTTTCTTGTGCTTCCTTGGCAAAGCAATTAACTCATGAGAATGCAGAAAACAGTGACAGTGCTGTTTTATGTATAATGCCCATAAAGCCAATGTTATTTTTCATATAGTATTTTAGTGTTTATCAAATTGATTTTGTACATCAATAGGATAACAATACAATTCTGTTGCACTAAAAGCAATGCAGACAAATTGTACGGCTCTTTGAATGTATTAACAGATGTCCAATGGCTGCAGAGAAAATCACAAGCATGGACATTCGTTTGGAGTCTGCCCAGAGAGCACTGTTTCCCTGGAGGACCAGTCACGCAACCTGTTTATATATGAACCTGTTCTAAATCCTAGGTTATGGAAATAGTAAGGCATAGACTAAAACTAGGGACAGATGACTTCCATCTCATGTGACCTGGCCCAAAGGAAGCTCTGAAAGATACTGTTATAGCAAGGCAGATCTTTACAGTTAAATGACAATGAAGCATAATATTCTCCAAGGAAGAAGAGTCCTACATCAGGCAAGGAAGTAAAATGTCCTGAGTAAGGTGGAACTAAGGCCTAAATACTTGAGAAGGATGACAGGACAAGTCTTTCTGGTAGGAACCTCAAATCAGAATATCTGAATTAGACTGGTAGAGGTTTGCCCAACCTTCTGATGAAGGCAATGGCAGTTAGAAAAAGATCCTTAGTTAAAAAGAGTTTGAATGCACTCTCCTTCAGACGTTCAAGAGGTACCACTTGTAAAACTCACAAATGCTGAAGGTGCAAAAAATAGGCCACTGATTGAACTTTGTATCTTGGGCTGTCAAAATTCTTacggattctggaggtgctggttTCAACTCCTATGTTGTCAGGGTTCCCTAAAGACTCTAATACCTCCTGAATGTTACATTAAAGGGGGTGTACACAGCACAGAGTAAACATCCACAAAGTTAAGGACCATGGAAGTATCACACAATAGGGACATCAGTGCCAACAGAAATAAAGCCTTCATTGCTTGAAATATAATGTCAGGGTACCAGGCCTACATGACTGTTGAGGAGTAAATGATATGACCTTGTACTTGAGATCAACTTAATcatccttcaaaccattaacagcAAGCAACATAGCTAAAGAAAAATCTGTACCTGATCATAATTTGATTAGTGAAGGAGACAACAGGATCAGTAATTCCTTCTTCATTGCCTTTAGAAGAGGAAGTGAAATCCAAGATTGATAAATGCAAATTAGTGCTATTACAATTACTGTCACACTCCTTTTAAATCTTGGTAATTCTGAGGTGGTGAAAAATTTGCAATGAATTCAGAGGACTATTTGACCAAGAAAGCAATATTACATTTTCCATCCTTCTGGGTGTAGCATTAAACTGGTAGATTGGTTTTGTCCCTCAAAGCAAAGTCCACCTCGGAGGTTCTCAGTCTGCTGACAACTTTCTGAAAACATTGTAGGTTTAGAGATAAATACATGAAGGATTGGAAAGATCCTGTTCTGCAAGGTAATCTCCACAGTCTCCATTACTGAGATGTACATAGTAGGTTCTGTTTTACCCATAGCAGGAGATGGCTGGCCATGCCTGGCAGAGGCTTTAACCTTGCCATCTGTCTGTGTCCAGTCTATGTTTTTGTCACTAAGCTGTCTGTTCTGAAAAAAGCAGCCACACTTCTCAGATGAACCGCCATATCTGTATTGGGATACCCTGTCATCAACTCTCACTCATTTAAACACTGTTCCTGCCTCTGGATTGACCAAAGATTCAAGTGTCAGCTGAGCAAAGGGTGCATCTTCAACCCTTGAAGTTGCCATCTAAAGTCAGGATGGTAGAAGTCGCAAACACCAGTTCTACCTCACTGGATAAGTTGGCTGGGGCCAGCCACCACTAAGGAGTCCTTATAAGGTGCTTTTGAATCAACATCAACTAGCTGTAGACTAGGGAGTTTGAGGTCCTGCAGGAGAGGCCATGTTGGACCAATGGCATGAGATGCACCCTGGCCCAGGCCACAACAAAAATGCAGGTAGCTACTTGAAGCTACTGGTGAGCCAGAGACTTCACTTCCTAAGTAGTTGGAACCGTGTAATTCACAGCTTGATGTTTATCAGAAGAAGATAGAAAGGCTTTTCTCACTTTCATGTCTAACATAGCACCATTGAACTCCCTCCATAAGCAAGGAGTCAAGGCTGACATGCCCCACTTCTACCCAATGAAAGAGCTGAGATAGTACATGTCCTGAATTCAGTACTGCCTGGGGAAGGAATACTAGAATCAGATAATGGTTGATATTTGTACTAGTGGTTTGGAGAATCACCATCAAAATGGCAGAATCCATAGAAAGCACTTTAGATATGGATTTTAGCTCAAACGGAGGAGGTGTTCTAAGAATAATTATTGACGTGCCAAGGTCACAAATCTTTAGAATGTAGAAACATGCATTCTTCAGATCTATTGAGGAAATAAAGTGGTCTCTAAGTGTAAGTAATCAGAATAATGTTCTGATTAGATCACATAAAAGGAGTTAGTGCAGGCTGATCAGTTGATCTTTTTCAGATGTATAACAAGGCAGGAGGCACCAGGACCATATATAGGTTAAGAGAGGCATGTGGAGTACTTTTAACATACATTTCCTGGTCAGAATTTACCAAATTGCCAGGCTGAGAGCATGCTCATTAGTGGATTTCATGACCAGGTCATCATGGTCACACCTGAGCTCCTTATATGTATCCTGATTCTAAGGACTAACATCCTTGGAACAGTGCCAGAACCAATCACTGGCAAAAAGTCCAACCTAAATTCCTCCCCAAGTAGCAGCATACTTATGGGGATTATCAAAGAGAAAACAGGTATAGTTATGAGTGAAGCAAGCCTCTCTGTCCGTACTGCGGATTGCCATGACCTTCAGCCAGGATATAGACCCAGGATCTGTACTGGCTGTGAATCTCTAGTACTCACTGATCTCTAGTGTTCCCTTGGTGGTGTCTGGAATATTTGTATTATCCCTGTGAATCCCATGGGAGTCAGTCTCAAATTGTATGTTATCATACAGATGTTCAGATTTAGATGTTGTCTTCCTCTGCTCCATAGTAACCATATGAAAGACAATCTtccctgctgcagaagtgctttGTTATGCAATCCCTACCCAGTAGAAGAGCACACAAATATAGACAAACTCCACATTCCTGTAAATACACATTCTCTGCCACATCCATAATAAAACCCTCTTAACTGTGTGTCCTTGTAAGACAATCATGAATATTGCCCTGTTCACCTTCCTCAACATCTGTGCAACGACTAAATTTGATCTCTCTGCTCACTTATTACATCCCATCCCTCCAGAGCCATGGAAAAAAGAATGGAAGTGCATCAACGGTTGGTTTTCCTTGATACTCCATTTCACCTATGGAGATCTTTTCTCCTGTATAATGACATATTATTCATACCTACATTGCCATTGACATTGCTCTACTTGAGCGACAGAAATAAAGAAAATTCTtccaaaaggaagaggaggagtTTTAAAAAAGTTGTCCAATTAAAATCAGGAATTGGAAGGCCTCGTTCtgttaaaaattgttttttaggaTTCCTCAATTCAAAGCATGTAAGAACTGTGATTAAGGGGAGGGATAATGTGGTGGTAATCCCTTCTGTGGAATACTGCTATATTCGAGTACATGAAACATGTAGTCATTCAGTACAATATAGAGGAGAATAGTGTGCCTCATTTAGAGTTATACCTCTCCTCTAaagtcttggcccagtcttgaaggAAAGTTAACATGGGCTTTGGTAAATTCTAGACTCCACACGAATTTAGGATATAGTAACTATGAATTATTCTCAGACTATGATTATCACCCTGAAAGACCAATTTGAAGATCAAACTGGTTATATTCTATAAGATTACAGTAGTATTGTGCTGGCTAAGTAGACAGTGCACTATTTAACACGTACACAAACAGTAGATGATCTTGAAAGGATTATACCCTTTTTAGGCTAGTACAAACGCTCGTTTTCAAGCTTTCAGGACAATAGAGTTAATTGTTCAGATAATGTTATAACAAGTTAAACAGGCTTTCTCTTTAAATTAGAATTATTTTAACATCAGTCAGTTTTCTTtcccttttaataaaaaaaactggatttgctattaaaaaaacaaatttgcagttACAGTATTCAAGGATTGCTAGTAAGTGCTGTGAAGATGGTGGaaatacagagttgcagtagttacaGAATTTTCGGCTTGCTGACACAACTCTACTTTTTGGTTCATCAACTTGGTGCAAATGTAATGTAGTTTAAACGTAATTTATCCTTCAAAATATGTTCCTCTACATTCAACCCTGAATATAGGTTTTTGTGAAGTTCACTCCTAAGTAAATGCACTAGAGAGACTATTTACAGCTATTGCCTCCTTGACCAGTTGTCATAAATGTTGGAAAGATAATATTGACAAAAACATGGTGTGCTAAGTCTTCGGAAGACTACTGCACTGGTTCAAAGGTATGGCTGACTGTCGAAACTGCCTCTTATAAGTGAACCATCACATGATGTTTCCCTCAATATCTAATGGAATATTTGTGGCAGTTTTTACTAAATATAACAGATctaaacattgtaaaaaaaaaggttTACATTTTTCAAAGTAAAAGCCAATAGAGCAATTGAATATACAATCGTCGAGTCACTCGTTTAGTAGTAGAGTACAGAAATACAAAATGTAGCtaaaattgtatttatatgatGCAATACAAGCCTTCTGAGGCTGCCTGGGGGGTCGGTATTTCTGCTCTTTGAGAGACTGCGTTTGTGTCTGTCTTACTGTATCACAAATGCCTGTGAAAAAAATCAAAGTATTAAAAAGTAGCACCCTTCGCGGAACGGAGACCAACAAAATGTCCGGTTTTAGGGCTACTGGTTCGTTTTGGGCACGAATGCCACATTCGTTTCACTGTCTCTAATATAAGTCTGTGAATGATTTCTAAACTGAATTGTTTAGGGGCTCTAAACTATAACAAAATACTCCCTAAACGAATTATAATTTTGCAGTATGCATGTGTCTTAAACTATATGGTGCAAGTAACCTGAAATGATGCCTGGAAGCTGGAAATGCAACAACCTATACTCACAATAATAACAGCAGTTCATGTTTAATGGTCTGGCAATAGTTAGTGTAACGTCACTACATGCATTTCTACAGCTTAACATAACGTGATATGAACGTCAAAAAGGACACACCTTTGGCAAAGTGCAGGCTACAGTTGCTTTCCTGCATGCACGAGCATGTGTACGATCCTGGTGTGTTGGTACATTGCGCTGTGTCTTGGCAGCCATTGGAAGACAGGCATTCATCAATATCAGTGCATACGTTGCCATCCGCAAGGAAACCTGCTCGGCATTGGCACTCAAAGTGTCCTATTGTATTAATGCACTGGGCATCTGCATGACAACCTCCGTTTTCTATGAGGCATTCATCAATGTCTGTGCACAGTTGCCCGTTTGGGATAAATCCAGGGAAACAGCTGCATTGATAGGATCCTAGAGTGTTTATGCAAAGTGCGTTATGGTGACATTGTGTCTGTGCTGCTGAACATTCGTCAATATCCACACAGGTACGGTTTCTCAAACTGTAACCCGCAGGACACATGCAGTGATATGAGCCAGGCTGATTGATACACATTGCAATGTCGTCGCAATAGAGAGTGCTGTTCAAACACTCATCGATGTCAACACAACTGCCAGCGGCCTTCACATATCCAGTTTCACAAAAACACTGAAAGGACCCAAGCGTGTTAGCACACACTGCGTTTTCTGAGCAAGTCCTGTTATTGAGACACTCATTCACATCTTCGCATGTTGTCCCGTTCCCTAGGAACCCCGAGTGACATGAACACAGGAAGGCGCCGGGAGTGTTGGAGCACGAAGCATTCGCATGACACACTGCGGATGCGTTGAGGCATTCATTAATGTCCCAACAATGCTCACCGTCTTCAACAAAACCGTCCTTGCACTCACATGCATAAGAGCCAATTGTGTTAATGCACGTGGCGAATTCATTACAGTGTGATGTATTTGTTAGGCATTCATCTATGTCTACACAGGCAGTTCCATTGCTCTGAAATCCTTCGTTACATTTGCATACGTAGGAGCCTATTGTATTGACACACTCTGAGTCATTGTGGCATGGCGATTTTTGTAGGGGTTGCAAGCATTCATCTATATCGTTACAAAATGTACCGTTTCCCAAGAACCCTTTTTGACACCTGCAAAAATAGGAGCCCTGTGTGTTTACACATTGTGCATCTGAATGACAGTCTGTCACATTGAGACATTCATCAACGTCTTGACAAGTAGTTCCATTGCCTGTGTAACCTGGCCAACAGTTACACAGGTAGGACCCAACAGTATTGAGGCACGTAGAGTTCAAAGGGCAAACAGGAGGGTTCAAGGTGCATTCATCCACCTCTGTGCAGTTTATCCCATCTCCAGTAAACCCAGTTTTGCACCTGCAGGAAAAAGAGCCTTCCGTGTTTATGCAGCGTGAGTGTTGATGGCAGACAGTTTGATTAATGCACTCATCGACATCTTTGCAAGATCCATTGACCTCTCTGTAACCTTGATGGCACTGGCATGAAAAGGAACCAAATGTGTTCTTGCAATTGGAAGCATTTCCACACGTTGAGATATTAGCACATTCATCCACATCTGTGCAGTTCATTCCATCACCCAGGAAGCCACTGTGACACACACATCTGTAGGACCTGTCAGTGTTTATGCACTCAGCATTGGCGCTGCAGTTGTCTGTGTTCTGTTCACATTCATCCATGTCCCAGCAGCTTGTTTTATTTCCTGTTAGACCTTGAGCACATACGCAGTGATAACTTCCATCAGTGTTTGTGCAGGTAGCTGAAGCGTGGCatcctccattttgatttttgcatTCATCAATGTCTATAAGTTATTACCAAAATAAGTGTCAGGCAGGTTATACCACAGTCTTTAAATCTAATCTACATCAAAAGTAACCCACGTCTAGACAATTTCCAAGGCACAGAGAATTTCATGTACTTAACCCAACTAAAATAGAATTACATTTACAATCTGAACTCAAAATGCAAGAAACTGTAAATCGTGGTGAAATCCTGGCCATTCCTTCTTAGCTCGTATTTGATCATATTAACAAAGTGTCAGTTGTCATAGTTATTCTTTGTCTTGTATTATAGACACATCAATTGAGTAGGAATTCTGGAATATTAAAGCAATTAATTTTTATTTCTTCACATTTCCAGCTTACCTTAGATGTAATGTAGACGTTTTAAAGAGATAACTTCTATCAAATATTGCCCACGGATACTGAAACAAATACAGTAGTAATCACCAAAGCAGTTACATGATCCTTCTCAGGTCATGATTGTCATGAATTAAAGAGAGCCAAAACTACTTAGTAGACAAACACTTCAGGGGTCTCATGCCCCAGCTGTCAACCTCTTGCATCCCCCCTGAAATGCCACCACCTCTGTTATTTAGCAACCACCCTGCCAAATGCTAAATGAGGACCCCTTGGTCGGCAATAGTTCAAGTCCTCACAAAAGGACCACgccactgccaagaccaacctccacgaaggaatgaaggccatcgccgaatgaagAACaggtgcctgaaactgaattccgacaagactgagaccctcatcttcagctccaccccctctgcatgggatgactcctggtggcctgccacactgggaaccacaccgacacccaccgaccacactcgcaacctgggattcatcctggactcttcactatccatgacccagcaagtcaatgccatctcctcttcctgcttcaacaccccccgcatgggtcggaagatctacaaatggatccccactgaaaccagaaaaac includes these proteins:
- the LOC138297021 gene encoding latent-transforming growth factor beta-binding protein 1-like yields the protein MDECEQNTDNCSANAECINTDRSYRCVCHSGFLGDGMNCTDVDECANISTCGNASNCKNTFGSFSCQCHQGYREVNGSCKDVDECINQTVCHQHSRCINTEGSFSCRCKTGFTGDGINCTEVDECTLNPPVCPLNSTCLNTVGSYLCNCWPGYTGNGTTCQDVDECLNVTDCHSDAQCVNTQGSYFCRCQKGFLGNGTFCNDIDECLQPLQKSPCHNDSECVNTIGSYVCKCNEGFQSNGTACVDIDECLTNTSHCNEFATCINTIGSYACECKDGFVEDGEHCWDINECLNASAVCHANASCSNTPGAFLCSCHSGFLGNGTTCEDVNECLNNRTCSENAVCANTLGSFQCFCETGYVKAAGSCVDIDECLNSTLYCDDIAMCINQPGSYHCMCPAGYSLRNRTCVDIDECSAAQTQCHHNALCINTLGSYQCSCFPGFIPNGQLCTDIDECLIENGGCHADAQCINTIGHFECQCRAGFLADGNVCTDIDECLSSNGCQDTAQCTNTPGSYTCSCMQESNCSLHFAKGVSFLTFISRYVKL